In Mesoplodon densirostris isolate mMesDen1 chromosome 15, mMesDen1 primary haplotype, whole genome shotgun sequence, the DNA window TAGGTATCCGTATTAATGTCTAAACAATATTGAATCCTCAATCAAAAATTATGTCCAGAGCAAATAAATGATCGTTTTAAGAAGGTAATAAATAAAAGCGACCCCCGTGCTTAGTGTCTCAGAGCAACTTGAAAACAGCTCCGCTTTCAGAGTTAAATTCGTCCTTTTTAAAATCAACTGCAACTTTTGCCTGCCTTTGAAAGGACAACAAAAAGATTTCACGCATAAGTTGACCTGAACAAAAGGACCTCAAGCCAGTTATTCTTTTGTGGGGTGACAACTGGAGGAGAGGAAAACTTTAAGTATACTTGGATGGTACTTTTGGAAACCCACTGTAAAAAGAAAATGCGACCGCAGCTCCACGCGGTTTAAAACCAAGACTTTGGGGCTGTGGGCGGAGAGAAATCATGGGACAGGAATTGAAGGCCGGGGAGGGGGAAATTCGTCGTGGTTTTCAGATGAACAAGTTGGTTTCTTAGAGCTCAACGTTCtttcagagggggaaaaaaatcctacgTAGTTGTGAGAGTCAGGCTTCCGGCTCCCCGCgccaccccctcctcccactaaataaataaataaataaatcagcctTCTGATCTTCGCAGCTTTGAATCCTCAAATtccccttcatttttttaatttcctccaaGAGTCAAACTATTTCTCCCACCAGCTTCCCGAGTGGTAGCAGCCTCTAAAACAGAACCGGAAGGGGGGGCCCCAGAGGAGAGTCTGTTGTGAGCCCCGAATTCGAAGGAAGGAAAGTGCCCTGGCAGGGACTGCAGTCCGGGCACCCAGCCCTGGTGACAGTCATCTCGGGTCCAGATCAGAGGCCCGGGCACCCACCCCGCACAAACTCCTCCCGAGAGGGGGCCGGGGAACCcagagagggcagggaggaaggaagacagaaacgtgtgtgtgtgtgtgtgtgtgtgtgtgtgtgtgtgtgtccttgagGACACAAAACTCCAGCAGTCCCCTCTCTGAGGGAGTGGAGGGAGGCGATCAAGGTCGGCCGACCTAGTCCCAATCCTTCTTTAAAACTAGGCAGGCGGACGCGCTAGAAGCTTTGGTCTGCGGAGGTCGGGATTCCGGCTGCCGCTGCCTGTCCAGACTCGCCGCCCCGAAGCAGGTGCCAAAGCTCCTTGGGGTGGGGTCtcctccgcccctcccctcccccaagctcGCCCACTCCCCGCGCCTGGACTACTGAGGCTAGGTGGGTTAAGCCCAGGCTCCGACACCCCGTTGGGTTCGCCCCGAGACCCTACTCCCCACCTTCGAATCCAGGCACCAGGGCTTAGGGTCCGAGAGAACGCTCCCccggcaggggcagggagggctccgggagcttcgtttttcttttcctaagagGCTAGCTGAGGGTGGGAAGAACACTAACAAACGCCACTCTCCCCCGACCCTGGCGCAAAGTATCTGTCTGTCCACCCAAAAGTTCAGGGCAGTCCCCCGCCAGCTCTTCTAACTAACTTGGCCTTTTCGATTTTAACAACATCCACGCAGAGCCAGAAGCAGACGAAAAAAGACCGGTTCGGCCTCAACACCTAGAAAACTTAGTTTCAGACTTTCCTAGATTCACCCGGAAACTGAGAAGTATCAGTGAATTTCTGAGCTCAGAGGCCGAAGGGAGTTAGTGGGGCTAGGCTTCggttttggttttcttctccCTGTGCTCAACCAGCCCGAGCTATCAGGCAGAAGAAAACTGCAGCTAATGGAGATATCAAACAGAGCCACAATTCCGAAGACGCCTTTTCCGCCACTAGCACCCACCGTCCATCTGCAAGTGTAATCACAGAATTGCGGCGTCTTCATCACCAGGGGCTGcgagaaaaggggagaaaatccTCTGTCATTAAAAGGAACCCTCTATTATCACTATTATTGTTTGTGTATAGCAACATAAGAATGTCCCCCTCCTCTTAAAATTCCCCCACAATATTAAAACAGTATTTGTCGTCAGATTCCTACAAACGCTTGAGGCCTTTCTGGAAAACCATTACCATTCAATGGCTAGAAAATTGCTCtccttcccttaaaaaaaaaaaaaaaaggcacagcagCAGACACAACAGACAACAAAAACTTTCTCCTGCATAATCCCTGCTCATGGAATGACAAAGAAATGATATTGACTTACCCCTGAACGGATGATGTGTTTGATAAGTGGGGGACTTTTTCGAAGATTTCTGTTCGGGAGCTGCACAGACAGCTGCAATTCATGGGCGACGCTGATTGCCAGAAACGCTATGGATTGGCATGGGGTCTGCAGCTCACAGATCCTGATCAATACCCCTACACTCACACGCCAGATGGTTTGGGgaaggacaaaaataaaatagtccAAGTCAGCCCACCATTATGTCTTTTTGTATTGCTCTGATAAACCTAGTTGTAGCGCAAATGCATTCTGCCCAACACAAAACCTTCTTCAGGATTTTGAACATTTGGGTGGAAATAAGCAGCCCCCGTTCTACCGAGGGTTTGGGCTGTGGTTACAGTTGTTTAGTAAAAACAGAGCTGTTGGACCCCTTATCCAGATTGGGTTTCCTTgtggtgtgtttattttttttttcgtgAATAATTTATAGGGTCTCTGTTTTAATTGAATGTTcacgtctctctccctctcagacccttaaaatttttttaatgtgaaaaaacatatgaaaagtcCAGTAAatttttccagtctttttctgCACTTGctcaaattcaattttttttcttttacagtgcAATAGCTTATATTTGTTGTCAAAGCTTCATTTTATTTACAGGCTTCTTTTGAATCATTTAAGTGTTTGGTCTTGAAGAAAATCGGCCCTGCGAATGGGGTATTCTAAGTAATGGATATCCTGCTCCTGATATAATGGCTGGTGCAACTGTTTGTCCAGATTCTAACAGTCGTGAAGTAGCACTTCTGTTACCACATTTCTATACGGTCAGGGGGAACAGGAGTGTAActccaaattaaaagaaaaaattttgagtCGTAGAACTTCCGAAGGTTAGAGCATGTGTACTTTACAAGGGGGTGGTTAGAAAGCaactcttcctttttattttctcgaagaactatagagaaaaaaatcaaaggtatttctaaacatatttgaaaattgtaTTAGTACTGATATTCTTAAAATTATCTTCAAGTAGATACTATTTTTCCGGTttcaaaagaaagggagaaaacatgCAAACTTAATTCAGTAAAAATTAGGATGCTGAGTAAACAAgcacattaatttttcttttaaatgggtTTTGGGTTGAAATATAAAATCTCAAACCGCTATCAGAAAAACAACGTGAAAAGTCTGCTTTAATCTAGCCCAATGAAATTATACACAAAGAAGCCAATACGATTTCATGATTTCCCTGAGATCGCCAATATTGAtcgagggaaggggaggggaggagggagggagggaagaaggagcgAGGCAGCGAGAATATGCAACTCACCTTTCAACTCCCCAGCACGTGACTGCTCCCAGGCACACCGAGGTGGAATACCCAGGAGCAGATTTATCCTGGTAGCCTGGTAAATgagtttataattttgaaattttatttaaatggcaATTTATATGCCTAGGTTTCTGAACAGAGGCAGTGCCTACCAGATGTCCCAGCCTGGGGTCACTGGCCACTGCTTGAGCCTGAAGCCAGGGCAGAGGAGGCTGCCTTCGGCACTGGGGCACATCAAACAGATTTTTCCCCTGTCTTGCTCCTCTCCTGCCTTATTTCAGTGTCTGAGCACTCCTGGACCAACGGGATTGCACTCTTGTGAACTTTTGTTTCAACTCGGTGTGTATTTCAAACATTAACTTTCAAATTATCCCAAATGTCCAGCTGCCATATATAAGGTGGGGAGGGTGAAGAGAGATGGTaggagaggtgagggagagaggaaagtcagagaaacagaaaactgaaTGATTTTGCCTGTCTAGTACTGTGACATTAAAAGATGTGAGCATCTAGAAAAGTATGTCTAGCAAAGCAGGGGATCATCCACTTTCTTACCCAGGCTTTGATATCACAAGAAGAGGCTATTTGAAAGAATAATTGGCAAGGTATTGGCCAGAACTCAATAAAGTTGATCTAGAAATAGTGTCACTGTACGTTCATGTGACAGCATGATGTGGGAGGGGGTGGATTTTTTTTGCTCTGTAGCTagaagagagaggagggcagCCGTAAAAGGTCACCAAGACTAAGAACTGTTTTCCAAATGAATAAAACCTTTCTCTAGCGCCAGGGAGGCATATACAGTATTCCAGACTGTGTCCTTGTTTTCTTATCAAGTTTTCTCTAACAGCTGGAAGTTGTTGGAGGGGGCTGTCTTAAGGAGACCCCCTGCTCTTCTTTTGACAGCTGATCAAAAGAAAATAGGTCACGCTTCTCCAACTTATGTCCACCCTGTCCTTAATTACTGTCTCTTTAAACAAAGGCAACATCTGCGCAACCTCAGCTAGCTTGAATCTTCGCAGGCAAACAGAACGCAACCTGCTTCGGAAGAATCTGTTTCTTGTAAGGTTTTCAATGCCGAGTGGCTCTCTGCCTTCAACTACCCCCTCCACCCCAACCCGGGCCGCAGAAATCTCCACCTTCTCTCTACACCCCCGCTCCACTCCCAGTCGCCGACCAGGGGTTACTAAACAACGGCAATCCTGGGTAGATGAAGGTACACTTTTCAAAGCTGCGGCTTGCGAGCGTTCTAGAACTCACCAGGGCTCTGGTCTTTTCAGAAACAAGGTTTGGATATACAGATATGGGCTCCATGTCATCTATCCACAGCCGTAACCCAGGGCGTTCCTCTCCCGGGATTCgagagacgtgtgtgtgtgtgtatgtgtgtgtgtgtgtgtgtgtgtgtgtgtgtgtgtgtgtgttagggggaAGATCCGAGAGTAACGTCCCGGACGTTTGCATACTCCCTACCCCCAGGAGAAGTTTGCTAACTAAGGCAACAACCCTGCTGTACActaccccccccgccccctcccaccaCTCCTTTCCAACTCGCTCGCGCAGCAAGCATTTGGTCACCTTGAAACCGTGGCTTCTGGTgttctagttttgttttgcaaTCTAGCAGGGGCCCTTCTGAAGGCTCATAACTGAGAGATTTATGGGCTCGCCGGGTAATTAAATGATGTTATTGTGTTAACTTTGCAGGCATTACTGCGGCCCGCGCCGCGGGTGGGCTTGCGTCCGCCGGCCGCAGCTAGCAGGCAGCGAGAGCGCTGGAGTTCCCTCGCCCCGTAGATTCCGCACTCCCCAGTCTCGGGAATTTACCCTACATTAGAATACATTAGCGCCCGCATTTTTAAAGGCTAAACTACTGGCTCCCAGCTAGGGACGCTTGGGAAGTGGCTTGTTAGGAGACGTGGGATTGTTTTTACACCAGCACGTAGCTAGAGTTTTCCCTCCTGGCTTGCCTCGATAAAAGCTTTGGGGTGAAGCAAGGGGAACTGAAGCAAAGCCCTTTAGCCCAGGTCGCAGCAGCTCCGGAGAGACACGGAGCAGCATCTTTAACGTAATTTCTCTCCCTCACTCGCTCTCTCGCCTCTCTCCCCACtaccctctcttcccctccctctcttcctctccttgacGTTTGATTCCAgtggcaaaggaagaaaaaaaaaaaaaaaaaaaagcacagagccGTCAGCCAAACGTGAAACgcgcggccccgccccctcctcagCCATTGGCAGCTGTGCGCAGGAGGCCCGCCTCCCGGGGCAGTCGCGGCCACGCAGTGGCTGCTCGCGGCGCCCATCGGGTACTGCCCCGCCCCGGGTCCGGGAAGGTAGGTTGGCTGCCCCGGCGAGCGGCAGAGCCCTTCTGGACAGCTCCCGCTCACCCAAACAGAAGACGTCGGCACCGGAGCGGGCTCGGACATGGCTAGGCAGCGCGCCGCCCCGAGCGGCGGGACTCGGTgatccctcccttcttccccgccccctcccgtCTCCCGCACACACGCCCCgtccgcccccaccccaccccacccccaccccgggcgCGCCCGCCCGCCCGCAGCCCGGGGCGCACACCCGCACGCACGCTCCCCCTCCACACGCTCACGCACTCCCGCGCCCTCCCTTGCTCCCGCGGCAGAGCTCCGCCACGCGCGCCTTGCCAGCCCGccggccgcccccgccgcccccgccgcccccgggCCCCGATGGACTGAATGAAGGCTGCCTACACCGCCTATCGATGCCTCACCAAAGACCTAGAAGGCTGCGCCATGAACCCGGAGCTGACAATGGAAAGTCTGGGCACTTTACACGGGCCGgccggcggcggcagcggcgggggcggcggcgggggcggcgggggcggcggcgggggcccGGGCCATGAGCAGGAGCTGCTGGCCAGCACCAGCCCTCACCACGCGGGCCGCGGCGCCGCTGGCTCGCTGCGGGGCCCGCCGCCGCCAACGGCGCACCAGGAGCTGGGcacggcggcagcggcggcggcggcggcgtcgCGCTCGGCCATGGTCACTAGCATGGCCTCGATCCTGGACGGCGGCGACTACCGGCCCGAGCTCTCCATCCCGCTCCATCATGCCATGAGCATGTCCTGCGACTCGTCCCCGCCCGGCATGGGCATGAGCAACACCTACACCACGCTGACGCCGCTCCAGCCGCTGCCGCCCATCTCCACCGTGTCGGACAAGTTCCACCACCCGCACCcgcacccccaccaccaccaccaccaccaccaccaccaccagcgcCTGTCGGGCAACGTCAGCGGCAGCTTCACCCTCATGCGCGACGAGCGAGGGCTCCCGACCATGAACAACCTCTACAGTCCCTACAAAGAGATGCCCGGCATGAGCCAGAGCCTGTCCCCGCTGGCCGCCACACCGCTGGGCAACGGGCTGGGCGGCCTCCACAACGCGCAGCAGAGCCTGCCCAGCTACGGGCCCCCGGGCCACGACAAAATGCTCAGCCCCAACTTCGACGCGCACCACACTGCCATGCTGACCCGCGGTGAGCAACACCTGTCCCGCGGTCTGGGCACCCCGCCCGCGGCCATGATGTCGCACCTCAACGGCCTACACCACCCGGGCCACGCTCAGTCCCATGGGCCGGTGCTGGCGCCTAGCCGTGAGAGGCCACCCTCGTCCTCTTCGGGATCGCAGGTGGCCACGTCAGGCCAGCTGGAGGAGATCAACACCAAAGAGGTGGCCCAGCGCATCACCGCCGAGCTGAAGCGCTACAGCATCCCACAGGCGATCTTCGCGCAGAGGGTGTTGTGCCGGTCTCAGGGGACTCTCTCCGACCTGCTCCGGAACCCCAAACCGTGGAGTAAACTCAAATCTGGCAGGGAGACCTTCCGCAGGATGTGGAAGTGGCTGCAGGAGCCCGAGTTCCAGCGCATGTCTGCCTTACGCCTGGCAGGTAAGCCCAGAGGGTCTCCTTGGAGCCAGGGTGCTGGGAGAGGGCTCCGGGGTGCCTGTGGCCCCGGGTGAGGGCGCTTAGCCATGTCTCTGGGTTCTcgcctcctctcctctccacacTTCCTATTTCTTCtctactttatttcttcttctgtttcctctttctcctctcctcttttttctgttctccctttctcttcgttctcttccttcctccctccttgtcTCCCGGGCTTCCTGACCGACCCCCACCCGCATTTTATACGCACTTTGGTCAACGTGCCAACTCTGCCCTCTCCTTCCGACCTTACCCAGTTGTGGGAGTCGCGATGGGGGTGCGCCGTGTCCGCTAGGAGCCCTCTCTTTCCAGGACTCACAGGAAAGGGGGATTGCCTTTATTGGAAACCCTGTGCACTTGAACTCTTGCTTAGACAATACATTTCCAAGCTTGCTTAGGCAATACATTTCAGTTTTCCAAGCTGCCTGGTCTCCCTATATGGAGGCAGTTGGTGggcgcggggtgggggggggagcgGGAGGCAAACTTGTTTGGTCACTGACAAGAGTCACAGCCTTGCCCACGCGGAGAACGGGTGACCAGGGTACAACAGCGCTTCCCGAGCCCGTTTCCGGCCTTGACATTGGCACGGGGACTTTATGATCGAAAGAGCGGGCTGGGGCCAGCTCCCTTGTCACTGCCCACAGTGATGGGAGGGTACAAGGGCGAAGGTTGGAACTGCCACATCCACCTCTCTGGGAGGACGGGAGAGGAGCAGCTAAGAGTAGAGGGCGTCCTGCCTCACTCGCCGGCCGCCCTTGCCCGGCTCCCAGCGTCTGCCAGGATTTGCCGAGGTTTGGGGCCTCCGGGAGAGACTGGGAGCTCGCGGGAAGAGGTGCAGAAAAATTAAGATGCAGGTTAGTTAACGCATATTGGCCGCGGGCTACAGGCTCCGCCTTTGCATTAAGCGGACGCTGATGGTGCGCGTAGCTCGGCGACGGGGAGGGCTGGCGGCCGGCGGGAGAGGACGGGTCGACGCATTGGTTACATTGTTCTGTAGCCGGCTTGGCTCTTTGTGCCTCCTCTAGCGGCAGAGCTGCGAGGTACAGCCCTCTATTGTTCTAGGAGCGCAGAAACCTCCTGTGTGGGCGGCGGGAACCAGAGAGAAAGGCGCAGCCGTGGCTGCGACTGGCACACAGTTGCGCTCACAGTTGCGCGCTTTAGTGCGCACAGACCCAGCGCGGTGCGCGTGGCAATTGCGCTGCCCCCAGGACCCTGCCACGGGCCAAGAGGGGCAAAGTGTCCAGGCGCCCCACTGGGGAGGACGCACGGTACCCGACTGCAGGCCGAGATGGGCAGCTTCTTTTGGACTGAGGCTATCTCTCCCGATCGTCGGATTATCTGGCGGACAATTCGTGGTGGCAGTGATTTACATAGGTGCGGGTAGTGGGTTAGCGCGCGGTTCCGAGCCGCACACAACGCGCTTCCGGAGCTGTGAGCTCAGGCTTCCTCTCCGGCTCCCCGGGGCTATCCTCGCACCGCTGAGCCTGGCTTGTAGGGTGCACTCTGCCTACGCCGGACAGGGCTGGGGGATGTGACAGGCAGCGTGTTCGCCCAGGCTTGGGGAGGGGGCGTTTCCACTCTGACAGCCTCCGCCTTTGCCCGCTGTTGGAGGATTCAGATCTCCAGTCAGTAATCTCCCTGCAGTGTTGATCTGAAAAGGTAAAGAAActagcccccccacacacaccaaggGCTTCCCCACGTCGGTGGACTCCAAATAGTTTTGGATTTAGAAACCTACGTTATCTTTCTCCTCATTTAGCTTACTCTTCATCCTCTCCTACAGTTTTCTCTGTTGCTCTTGGTTCCTCGCAAAGATTAAGCAGTGAATAGAGAGCATCCGTGAAAAACTGGAAGCTTACTGACAATTCCAAACAGTGTGGTACCCCTTTGTCTTAGGCCCCTGAAAATGCCTTTAGTCCCTCACGGGTGAGTTTTAGCAAGGGCTGGCTTCTTAGGCACAGGCAGCCAGAAGAAGCTTGGCAGCTGGTCTTGGGGAGGGGGGACCAGGGTAAGGTAAAGGCAGGATGACAGCTATTCTACTCCGGCTGACCTCAGAGCGCTGCCGCCCCCTCACGCCTGTCCCGaaaaagacagatttttaaaacatgtgcCCTCTGCCAATGTATGTCTGAAAGTGATTTGGAAAGTAATGCTTTGCTGGCTAGCCGGTCTCAAGGATTTTTGCAACAGCATTGCTGGGATGGGGGAGAGTGTGGCATCCCTGGGGGACCCCAGTTCCACCACCCACCACGGGAGAGTCCCGGGGCCACTCCTCAGGGGCTGGCCTCAGGCAGCATCGGGGATTTTCAGAGCAGGAGCAAGAAAGCCCCCTCAGTGGGAGTCTGAAAGCCTCCTTCAGCGACT includes these proteins:
- the ONECUT2 gene encoding one cut domain family member 2, with product MKAAYTAYRCLTKDLEGCAMNPELTMESLGTLHGPAGGGSGGGGGGGGGGGGGGPGHEQELLASTSPHHAGRGAAGSLRGPPPPTAHQELGTAAAAAAAASRSAMVTSMASILDGGDYRPELSIPLHHAMSMSCDSSPPGMGMSNTYTTLTPLQPLPPISTVSDKFHHPHPHPHHHHHHHHHHQRLSGNVSGSFTLMRDERGLPTMNNLYSPYKEMPGMSQSLSPLAATPLGNGLGGLHNAQQSLPSYGPPGHDKMLSPNFDAHHTAMLTRGEQHLSRGLGTPPAAMMSHLNGLHHPGHAQSHGPVLAPSRERPPSSSSGSQVATSGQLEEINTKEVAQRITAELKRYSIPQAIFAQRVLCRSQGTLSDLLRNPKPWSKLKSGRETFRRMWKWLQEPEFQRMSALRLAACKRKEQEPNKDRNNSQKKSRLVFTDLQRRTLFAIFKENKRPSKEMQITISQQLGLELTTVSNFFMNARRRSLEKWQDDLSTGGSSSTSGTCTKA